In Labrys monachus, the genomic stretch AGCAGGCTGATCAGGATCTGCGATCCCGTCTCCTCGCCGACCCGGCGCGACACCCAGTTCTTGGCAAGCGTGGTCGCCGTGGTGACGGCGACGCCGGTGGCGACGCCGCCGAGCGCCACCCACACGAAGGTCCCCACCGCCTCGACGGGCGAGAAGGTCCCGGTCATCGCGGCGGCGACGGCGAAGCGCATGCAGACGAGGCCGGAGGCGTCGTTGAGCAGCGATTCGCCTTCGAGGATATGCATCAGCCGCTTGGGGATCGGCACCCGCGCCGCGATGGCCGACACGGCGATCGGATCGGTCGGCGACAGGATCGCGGCCAGGGCGAAGGCCACCGCCAGCGGCATGCCGGGGATCAGCCAGTCCATGAAGAAGCCGAGCCCCAGCACGGTGAAGAACACCAGGCCGAGCGCCAGTTCCAGGATCACCCCCTTGTCGCGCAGCAGGCCGTCCTTCGGGATGCGCCATCCGTCGAGGAACAGCAGCGGCGGCAGGAAGAGCAGGAAGAAGATCTCCGGCTGCAGCCCGACGCCGAGATCGCCGATGGCCGACAGCGCCGCGCCGAGCCCGATCTGCACCAGCGGCACCGGCACCGGCGTCGGCGAAAACCGGGCGAGCGCCCCGCTCGCCACCACGGCAAGCAACAGCGTCAGGACGACAGCGACCGTTTCCACGCACAACCTCGGTTCGGGAATCACAAGCTTCGCGCGCAGCATAGCCGAGCAGGAGCGAGGTGGCCGCCCCTGCGACATTCGGGATGGGGTGCGCGCGCGGCGGGCTTCGCGGGAGGAGGAAGGGCGACGACAGCCGCCGAGAGCCCTGTCGGCGGCCCGCTACCCGGCGAGCGACGTCGTAGGGCCTATCGGGAACGACGCCACGAGCCAGAGGCTGGATATTGCGACTACGTAAAGTACGGGGGATTGTTGAATGAATGCACTATGAACGCACCGGAGATGCAAACGGTGCTTTCCGTTAACCACAGATATTGTATATTCCGCTCGCGGATTCACGAAAGCTCGGTGAGCATCGATTTTTTACAGAAAAGGCGGGCCGCCGTCGGGCGAATAATCTAATGAATATTCCCCATCAATTCGCGTGTAAATAAACGTAATATATCTCCGCAGGTGCCGGATGTAATATTTACCCTCAGATATTCGTAGCGTTCATCGACAGCGGAATTTAAAATATGTCGAAATTTTATTATGATCATGTTGAAAACGAACTGCTGCATGACGAGATTTGGGCGGATGCGAGGGCTCATTTCTCTTCGAAGAACGCCATCTTGTTGACAAGAGAAATTTCAAACGAGATGAATTTCCATATGTTATTCGACCTGAGACTAACGTTTGGGCCGGATCATTATGAGCTTTATCTCGCGATACCAAAATCGGATCGAAGAAACATCGCGATTCCTTTTGACCTGGCGGATCACGGCCAAATCAAAATAAATAATTTTTCTATTCAAAATACAGTCGAGGATTTTATAAATAAAAATCTATCTGGAAAAATATATATGTTCTCATGCGACAGGAATATCTGCAATTCTGTAGCAAGTGAATCTTTTTCGTACGACGATCTTCTCAGTATTTCTCTTACAAACTTGAATACTCCGATAATTATTTTTGATGATACCTTGTCGATAGCTGCATTTTTTCATTTTGATTTCAATGTAACTATAATCAGTTTGCCGCGGGGTTCCCGCGTGCTTCTGGGCGGCGCCGAGGATGCATGGTGGAGACGGTATTTCATCGATCATTTCCGCGACGCGGCATACGGAGGAGAAGTACACGTGCGTGGAATTATCGAGAATTATTTTTTCCCTCTCGGGTTGGCCACCGCGGCAACGTCAGCGGACATCACAGCTGCTCAGGCAACGTCTTGACTATGAAGATATTGCATTTGATGCGAGTGCAGTCGACGCGCTCGCACCGTCACGGCGTGAGCATTGGGGAGAGGAATGTGCAAGTTTGATGGTTCAGAGCCCGAGTACCGGACATTCAACAATGTCGTGTTCGGCTCCATGTTGCCGCAGACCGTCAAACTGTCAGGCGCCTCGCTGCGTGAACTGAGTGGCAACAAAATTCTAGAGCGGAATTTGTCTGAGTGGAATCGGAAGGGATTCCACTGGATGGCTTAGTGTGATTCATAGGTTTCCGGGCTATTCCGGAGATGAAGCATGACGAAGCGTGGTGAAGCCTATTCGCAGGATTTGCGAGATCGTGTGCTTGGGGCGCTGGATAGCGGGATGTCGGCGAGCACAATCGCACCAATCTTCAGGGTGAGTGTGTCCTACATCTACAAGGCGGCCGCGCGGCGGCGCGCGACGGGGGAGGTCAGTGCCCGCCCCCAGCGCAATCATGTTCCGCTCAAGCTTGCCAAGCATGAAGAGGTTCTGCGGGCCAAGGTCGCGGCTGATCCGGATGCGCGTGTCGCGGATCTGCGGGCCTGGGCGGAGGAAGAATTGGGGGTCAGCATCAGCCATGCCCCGATGTGGCATATGCTCAAGCGGCTTGGGCTGACATATAAAAAAAGACGATCCACGCCAGCGAGCAAAAACGCCCCGATGTCGCGGCCGCTCGCCGCAAATGGCACAGCAACCAAATCTGGCTGAGGCCCTCGCGTCTGGTCTTCATTGACGAGACCTGGGCCTCGACCGCGATGGCGCGCCACTACGGCAGGTGCAAGCGCGGACAGCGCCTGATCGACTACGTGCCGCATGGCCATTGGAAAACCACGACCTTCATTGGCGCTCTGCGCAGCGGGGGATTGACAGCTCCCTGCGTGCTCGACGGCCCAGTCAACGGCGATTGCTTCAAGGCCTATGTCGCGCAGATCCTCGTTCCCACCCTCAATTACGGCGATATCGTCATCATGGACAATCTGAGCAGCCACAAAGTCCCGGGTGTGCGCCAAGCCATCGAGGCCGCAGGGGCGGAACTGCTTTACTTGCCCGCCTACTCCCCCGATCTCAATCCGATCGAGAACCTCTTCGCAAAGCTCAAAGCTCTCCTGCGCGCGGCTGCAACCCGATCCATCCACGATCTCTGGGACGAAATCGCCAAAACTCTCCCGCGCTTCTCCCCGTCCGAATGCAGAAATTACTTCTCTAATGCTGGATATTCTACAGTCTGAACAATTTCGCTCTAGCCGATCCTCCTTTCGAAACGGGCCTTACTCGCCAGGTGGCGGATGCCTGGGTCGTACCTGTGTCACGGTTGACCTGCACCCAAGTCACCATGTTGGTTGTCCAGAAATTCGGGTTGAAATGGCTTGCAAAGCCGGTCGCAGTCTTTGTGCGCACCAATCCAACTGTCGAATGCCGCTATTACCCTGGGGACCTCACCTTCGCGGCGCTGACGGCGCATGCCGAGCTGCTGCAGCATGCGCCGGAAGAAACCAAAGCGTGGCTCAAGGGAGACTTCGATTGGGTGCCAAAGACGTACGGGTTCACCAGGCACTTCACGGAGGAAGCCCTCGCGTTGCTGGCTGAAGCGCGTCGTCTCGCACGCCTGCGACAATATCGGCTGCCCTCGCGACGGAGATTGAAGGATGCCCGGTAGAGGCGGCGGCCATGCCCCGGGCAGTGAAGGCGGCGGCGCGCACGGCTTCGGAGAGGAGGAAGGCGGCCATGGCACGGCGACAGGCCGGCCGGGCAGACTTACGGCCATCTACACTGGTCGCTGACCGACTCGTATATCGCCCGCGCGGGCGTCCCGCCACTATGCGCTGCGATAAGAGGAAGAGGCGCATTTTTGTCATACCCGGGCTTGTCCCGGGTATCCAGACTTCGTCCGGCATGAGGCAAGCGGCCCGGCTGGATTGCCGGGACAAGCCCGGCAATGACAATCCTGAACCGGTATAGGCCAAAAAGCGCTTCATCTCGGCGCATGGAGCGGGACGTCCGCGCCAATGGATCGCGTTCGGCATGGACACGGGGATCGGGCGAGCAGAGCTTCCCAACAGACTGCTGGCAGCGCCTGACGCGATCCATCAGGCAGCGCAGTCGATAAGAACAAAACAAGCACAAACCTTGACATCCTCCCTTCGCCATGGCCTACTTTCCCTCGGAACGAAGCGCGGCGGGGCCAAGGTTCGCGATACCGCCCCGTGCCTTCCACCCACTCCGGCCGATCCCGGTTTATGCCTGCGGCGCGCCAGCCGCATCGAGGTGCTTGTCCAATTTCGTCCTGGCTTGGAAACCAAGGACGGGGCCGGCGCCGGGAGGGATCGCTGCAGACCGCCCCATTGCTCTCACGGGCGATGCCGGGACCGCCGACATCCGGTAGCGCCGGGTGTGCGATCACCCGGCCGTCAGGTCTGCACACGGGGCTCGATGAGGAACCTGCCGGGATCGGGCCGCCTTCGGGCCTGCCCTCGATCCCGCGCGAGACAGGAGAGACGCCGGCCGCCCGCCGAACCGTCCGAAAGGATGGGATGGCGGCATGTCCAGGCCGGATCGCCTTGTCGGACGCCGGCGGCCGGCAAACCCGGCCCGCAGCGTCCGCGGCCGCAGCAGCACGGGGACCCGGCTGCCCGGCCGGCGGGGTGCGGCGAAGACATAAGCCGTCCGCCAAGGCCCCTGTCCCGCCGTTCCGTGGGTGAGGCTTGCGCGTCCCGACTGGCTTCCCTGGCCCGGAAGCCGTGTTGGGATGTGTGGCCTGTCCGGCGTGGCTGGCAAGGGAGGGAACCGTGCCCTCCGGCGCCGGCGATGCCTCCCGTCCGGCAATCCGGTTCAGGCCGAAGGCTTGATCCGGATCGATGGGAAAGAGCCGGGCTTCGGCGCGTTGCCTGTTGGCGCGCCCGGCCCGGCGGGAAAGGGGCGACGGCGGCCTTGCACAACATGCGAGGCCCGCTTCCTCACGACCACCGATACACACTGCACCACGGCTGACACCAGACCAGCCGTCGTCGCCCCGATCTTCCCTTGCACAATCCGGTCCGATCAGGGCGCGGCGATGAAGACGCGTGCCTGCAGAGCCATCACCGTCATCCCGTGCGCACGGCACCCCGCAGGGGTGCGGTGCAGACACGGGACCGCGTGCAGGATGAGGTTCCTTCTGCACGCGATCCCGGATCTGCGATGCGTCACTGACGTGCCGCATCGCGTCCGGGATGACACACCCGCGCTGTCGCCGCCGGTTCGGCGCTCTTCCCTGGGAGCGCGGGCGTCTCGCCCGCTCTTGCCGACCCCAAGTGCAACGCCTCAATCGGCGAGCGCGGCGTTTCCAGAGCGGGCGAGACGCCCGCTCTTGCCAACCCCAAGCGCAACGTTTCAACCTTCGAGCGTCACGTTTCCAGGGCGGACGGGACGTCCGCGCACCCGGGAGGGGCGAGCCCATACGAAAGGGGCCGGCAAAAGCCGGCCCCTTGTAAAGTCTCGTCGATCCGAAAGCGAACTTAGCGCTTCGAGAACTGGAAGGAGCGGCGGGCCTTGGCGCGGCCGTACTTCTTGCGCTCGACGACGCGGCTGTCGCGGGTGAGGAAGCCTTCCTTCTTCAGCGGCGTGCGCAATTCCGGCTCGAAATAGGTGAGAGCCTTGGAAATGCCGTGGCGCACCGCGCCGGCCTGGCCGGAGAGGCCGCCGCCGGCGACCGTGACGACGACGTCATACTGGCCGGTGCGGTTGGCGACGGTGAGCGGCTGCTGGATCAGCATGCGCAGCACCGGGCGGGCGAAATAGACGTCGAGCTCGCGGTCGTTGACGATGATCTTGCCGGGGCCCGGCTTGATCCAGACACGCGCGATGGCGTTCTTGCGCTTGCCGGTCGCATAGGCGCGGCCATGGGCGTCCAGCTTCTGGACGTGACGGGGTGCCTCGACGGCACCGCTCACGGCGTCGCCGAGCGACTGGAGCGAATTGAGCGTATCGGCCATCGGATCAGACCTTCACATTCTTGGCGTTCATGGCGCCGACGTCGAGCGGCTCGGGCTGCTGGGCCTCGTGCGGATGCTCGGCGCCCTTGTAGACGCGCAGGTTGAGCATCTGCTTGCGGCCGAGCGGGCCGCGCGGCACCATGCGCTCCACCGCCTTCTCGACGATGCGCTCGGGGAAACGGCCTTCCAGGATGAACTTGGCGGACCGTTCCTTGATACCGCCCGGATGGCCGGTGTGGTGATAATAGACCTTCTGATTGCGCTTGCGGCCGGTGAACACCACCTGCTCCGCATTGATGACAATCACGTTGTCGCCGCAGTCGAGATGGGGCGTGTAGGTCGGCTTGTGCTTGCCGCGCAGACGCATGGCGATCACCGAAGCAAGGCGGCCCACGACGAGGCCCTTCGCATCGATGACGATCCATTTCTTCTCGATATCGGCGGTCTTGAGCGTAAAGGTGGACATGGTCTCGCCTGAAGTTGCGCTGTCGATCCGACGGTTGAAAAAACGACCAGACAGCCGGGGCACGGCCGCTGGCGACCGCACCCGCTGGACGATGAATGCCATCGACTGCCGAGTTGACGCGCTTCTACACGAGAGCACTGCAGGCGTCAACGCGACATTTGCATGAAGAGGCAAAAATTCCCGTTCAAAAACAATGCCTTATATCATAGGTATTTTAATACCATGGATTCAGCTGAAATGATGGGTGATCTCGGCCAGGTTGGGGCGCGGCCGGTCCGGCACCGCCTCCTTCGGCGTGCCGATATGCACGAAGCCGGCGAGCTTCTCATGCGAGGCGATGCCGAGCCTGGCGAGCACCTTGATGTCGTAGGCGATCCAGCCGGTCAGCCAGCTCGCGGCGAAGCCGAGCGCATGGGCTGATATCACCAGATTCTCGCACACCGCGCCGGCCGAGAGCTCCTGCTCCCACAGCGGAATCTTGGCGTGGTTGGCCGCCGTCGACACCACGCCGATCACCATCGGCGCCAGGGAGAAGCGCGTCCCTTCCTTGCGGCGCGCCGCTTCGTCGGCATCGGGATTGGCGGCCAGGAAGGCATCGAGCACGATGCGGCTCGCCTTCTCCCGCGCCGCGCCCTGGTAGATGACGAAGCGCCAGGGCTGCAGCTTGCCGTGGTCGGGCACCCGCGTCGCGATGGTGAGGAGCGTCTGCAGCTGGGCGGCATCCGGGCCGGGGGCGGTGAGGAGGGCGGGCGGGACCGAACGGCGGGTCTTCAGGAGATCGACGGCTTCCATCGGGACGGTTTCCTTGGCTTAGGCGGAGAGCCATGGGCGAGAACGCCCGCGAATCTCCGCAAGACTCTAGAAAGAACGCAGCAATCTTCGGGTCCATCCGTTGGTGGGCCCGAAAATTCCGGCGAGCGGGCCGCCCCATCGCAGGCGACGGCAGCGTTGGGTTAGAGTCGAACGGCGCGGATTACCAGCCCCCTGCCCTGCGCTTTTCCGCCATCCCCAGAAGATCAGGCTTGAAATAGCCGCCTTTCCATGGATCGTGGCGCCATGATACCCGCCCGTTTTCTCCCCGCTTTGCTGGCCCTCGCTTTCCTGCCGCCCCTGTCCGCACCCGGGATCGCCCAGGCTGCGGCCGAGGACGCGCCTCGCGACGCCGGGGCGGCGCCGTCCGGCAAGGCCGCGGACGCGCCGCTGCCGGGCGCGCCGCAGCAGGCGCCCGCCGCCATCGATCCCGCCTCCCTGCGCCGCCTCAGCCTCTCGGCCAGCTTCACCGAGAAGGGCGAGCGCATCCGCTCGGGGATCAAATGGCGGGTCTTCCGCACCCAGCCGGACAGCACGGACGTGACCAGGGTCGCCGATTCCGACGCCCCTGCCCCGACTTTCACCCTGCCGCCGGGCAGCTATATCGTGCATGCCGCCTATGGCCTGGCTGCCGTCATCAAGCATGTCGACATCGCCCAGAGCGCGGTGACGGATACGCTGGTGCTCAAGGCCGGCGGCC encodes the following:
- the rplM gene encoding 50S ribosomal protein L13, with translation MSTFTLKTADIEKKWIVIDAKGLVVGRLASVIAMRLRGKHKPTYTPHLDCGDNVIVINAEQVVFTGRKRNQKVYYHHTGHPGGIKERSAKFILEGRFPERIVEKAVERMVPRGPLGRKQMLNLRVYKGAEHPHEAQQPEPLDVGAMNAKNVKV
- the rpsI gene encoding 30S ribosomal protein S9 gives rise to the protein MADTLNSLQSLGDAVSGAVEAPRHVQKLDAHGRAYATGKRKNAIARVWIKPGPGKIIVNDRELDVYFARPVLRMLIQQPLTVANRTGQYDVVVTVAGGGLSGQAGAVRHGISKALTYFEPELRTPLKKEGFLTRDSRVVERKKYGRAKARRSFQFSKR
- a CDS encoding contact-dependent growth inhibition system immunity protein, whose amino-acid sequence is MNNFALADPPFETGLTRQVADAWVVPVSRLTCTQVTMLVVQKFGLKWLAKPVAVFVRTNPTVECRYYPGDLTFAALTAHAELLQHAPEETKAWLKGDFDWVPKTYGFTRHFTEEALALLAEARRLARLRQYRLPSRRRLKDAR
- a CDS encoding IS630 family transposase (programmed frameshift), with product MTKRGEAYSQDLRDRVLGALDSGMSASTIAPIFRVSVSYIYKAAARRRATGEVSARPQRNHVPLKLAKHEEVLRAKVAADPDARVADLRAWAEEELGVSISHAPMWHMLKRLGLTYKKKTIHASEQKRPDVAAARRKWHSNQIWLRPSRLVFIDETWASTAMARHYGRCKRGQRLIDYVPHGHWKTTTFIGALRSGGLTAPCVLDGPVNGDCFKAYVAQILVPTLNYGDIVIMDNLSSHKVPGVRQAIEAAGAELLYLPAYSPDLNPIENLFAKLKALLRAAATRSIHDLWDEIAKTLPRFSPSECRNYFSNAGYSTV
- a CDS encoding nitroreductase family protein, producing the protein MEAVDLLKTRRSVPPALLTAPGPDAAQLQTLLTIATRVPDHGKLQPWRFVIYQGAAREKASRIVLDAFLAANPDADEAARRKEGTRFSLAPMVIGVVSTAANHAKIPLWEQELSAGAVCENLVISAHALGFAASWLTGWIAYDIKVLARLGIASHEKLAGFVHIGTPKEAVPDRPRPNLAEITHHFS